GTAGTGATTTCAGCTGGTGGCACCAGCCATGCTACGGATGTAGGCGATTATGTAATTGCTTATGCGCTGCCGGATAAGAAATAATTCTGGCCGTTTGATTCAACAGCACCTGTAATGCGGGTGCTGTTTTTTTTCTGATGGCGCTATAATAGTATTGTTTACTTATTAATTGCATTTATATTCCTGTTTTTACGCTGGTTTATGAAATACTGTTGATGATATAAGAATGTGATGCTGTGGTGCATTGTTAACTGAAATAATAAGGAGTTGTGTTATGAAAAGTTTTACCCGTGTAGTAACGCTGGCTGCTTTGTCTTCTTTGAGTATCGCTGCTTTTGCAGCACCCGCAACGGATGTGCCCACTGCGGTGATGACTGAAACTGTAGTGGTTCAAGAACATGCACCGGTAAAAGGGTGGGTGAATACGCATTCAATTTTGCCGCAGTTGAATTTGAGTACGCAACAGAAGGCGCTGGTGCAGAAAATTGATCATCAATATGCTAGTCAGCGTCCGTTGATGAGTAATGAAAATCGGCAGACATTGTCTAATCTTCAGCAGCTGCGTAGAAATCTGGTTACTGGCAAACGTTTTGATGATGCTAAGGCTAAGAATATGATTGCACAGGAACAGCAGATATGGGCGCAGCAGCAACAGGCTCGTGCTGATTATGATTTTTTACAGCTGAAACGGGAACACGATATTTATCAGATTCTGACGCCTAAACAGCAGCAGCAATATTGGCATTTACGCCAGCAGCAGAAGTTGTTGCGCTGATGCGCTGGCGTGTATTCTGTTGATTGAAAACCTCGGATATCCGGGGTTTTTGTATGTGGGCTGGCAATGTATCAGAAGCGTATCTGAGCCCGTGCCCAAAGGGTACGGCCAGGTTCGTTGACGCGGCGTTCCTGTACGGAATAGGTGTCGAAATCGTAGGCAGATTTGTTGACAGCTTCGGCATAGGTTTTGTTGAAGAGGTTGTCGATGCCGATTTGTAGGAGAGCGTGCTTGTTGGGTTTCCAGCCTGCATTGAGAGCAAGGGTACCGAAACCATTGCTGCGGCCTAAATCCATACCGACGATGTTGCCCTGATTTTTGGCATAGCGATGCTGGCTGGCAGCTAAACGCCAAAGGGCACCGGCGCTGAAGTGTTCGTTTTCCCAGTTGAGGTACGTGCGCCATTCTAATGGTGGGGTTTGTGCCAGTGGCCGTTTGTCGCTGCGGTTGCTGGCGTAGGTATAAGCCAGACTGCCACCAAGATTCCAGTGTGGGGCAAACTGCCAGTTGGTTTTGGCTTCGAAGCCATAGCGACGGGCATTAATCTGGCGGGCATAATTTTTGCTATTTATGCTTTCAATCAATATGAAATCATTGATTCTGCTAGCGAAGATGTCGATGGAGCTGGTGATGCTGCTGCCTTGATAGCTGAGGCCAGCGTCGATTTCGTGGTTGGTTTCTTTGTGCAGTTTTGCACCATTTGTTTTGCTGCGTTCCCAGTAATCGGGGGCACGCTCGGCCTGACCATAGCCAATATAGCTGGTGAATCTGTCACCACGGTGTTGCAAACGCATGAAGCCTGCGTTTAGGCCTTCATGTTGATGTAGATAATTTGGGGCAATGGTATTTTTCTTAGGGTTGAACTGGGTATTGGTCCAGTCGTGACGCAGACCACCGTAGAGGCTATTGTTTTCGTCGAAATTCCATTCGCTTTGCACGTAGACACCATGGCGTTTATAAGTCTGATTCCATTCAAACGGCCATCTGGTGAAGTTTTCTGCCTGATGTTTGTCGGTGCTCATCATCATCGGGCGTGAGCTGACTTCGTCACTCTGCCAGTCTGCGCCAATTTCGCTGTGGGTGTTGCCAAGCTCTATCTGTGCCGACAGTTTGGCTGATTTAATTTCACGTCCTGGATTCATTACTGAATACATGCGCCGTACCGGCATGGCTGCTTGATGCGTACTGTCCATTCCGTTCATGCCTGTACCCGTTTTCATGCCCATACCCATGCCGCCATTCATTTTCATTGGTGGAGTAGTACGCAGGCTGAAGTTGTCCATGACATGATCAATTTTGCTGCGGCCGTATTCAAACTGTATCTGGCTTAGCCAGTCAGTGATGTTTTGCTGACGTAGTTTCATTGACCAGCCACGGCGGTTAAATTGGGTACCGTCCATTGACCGGTCGGCATAGCGGGCATGGCCGGTGCTGTGTTCGTACTGTACGGCAAGCAAGGTATCGGTGAAAGGTGTGAGGGCACCCTGAACTATTTGGTTGTTGCGCTTGAAAGCCGAATGAACGGTGTCACCATTACCATCTTTGTAGTCTTTTGATTCGTTGTGGCTGGCGTTGAGTCGAAGCCAGCCGTACTGGTTGCCTAGTGTGCTGTCTATGTAGGCATCGCTACGGCCAAATGAGCCTTTGGTAAGGGCGCTATCGAGTTTGGCCGTGGGCTGTGTTAGTGGTTTTTCGTCACGCATGAATCGGACTGAACCAGTGATCATACCCGGTCCCTGATTAACGGCTTGAGGGCCTTTGGTGATGATTACGCGGTCGTAACTGGCCGGAAAGAGATAGGATGTGGGCGGATCCATGCGTCCCGGGCAGCCACCGAGTACAAACTGGTCGTCGGCAGTAATGAGCAGGCGCGAACCGCCAAGTCCGCGCAGCAAAGGGTCGCCGGAGCTACCGCCTTTGCGGGTAACACTCATGCCGGCTACGGATTTGAGTAAGTCGGCACCATCCTGTGCCGGTAGAGGTTGAAGGGCAGTTTTGGGGTCGATAATTTCGATACCGGGTGCATTTTGCTTTGAAGCAACAACCACAATGGGACTTAGTTCGGCGGTATGAGGATCTGAATTAACTGGCTGGGGCTGAGCCTGCGCTTTGACGAGGATGCAGGACAGTGCAAGAAAAACAAGAAAGCGGGAGGGAATATACATGGGGTGAGTCTGTCCAGATGCAGGTATGGATGTGGCTTATTATATCTTAATCAATACAAACAAATCTTTAAACAATAAAATCATTTGTTTAGGCGGACAGGTTAATGTGCTCTAATTTTTTAGTGACTTAACCATTGTGATAGTACGTAGATGATGAGACCGATACATCCGCCCACCAATGTGCCGTTGATGCGGATGAATTGTAAATCGCGGCCAACACTTAGCTCGAGTTTATCTACCATCTGCCGGCTATCCCAGCTTTTTACTTTGTCTGCGATAAACTGGCTGACGCGATTTTTGTACTGCTGGATGAAATGGCGTGCACATAGTGTGATGCGGGTGTCGAGCCGGCGCATAAATTGTGGATACTGGCTGGCTTGCTGTTGCATATGGCTACACAGGTGGATGAGCTGTTGCTGCCACCAAGAGTTATGTTGAGTGATGTCCTGCTCACTCCAGCCGACGAAGCTATCCCATAAATCCATGATGCTTTGCTGTAAGGCGGATGATTGTAGTAATTGCTGCCGGCTGGTGGCCAGTTTGCGGTGCCAGCTGCGGTTGCGGCGTAACTGCCGCTCGATAATGAGCAGTTGTTTGCGACTGGCACGCCAGAATGCATGTTGTGGATTGTCTAGTACAGCGTCTATATAGGAATCAGCCCAGTTGAGAGCTTTGCCGGCTACCCAGTCATCTATCTGTGCAGTGAGGGTGGTTTTGAGGGAGGCTTTGAGTTTGTCCCATGTGGAGGGGTCGCTCTTTTCTATTCTGCCTACCCATGACAACAGGCTTTTTTCCAACTGAGCTCGTGTTTGTTCGTTTTGTAGCCAGCGGCGCACTTGTTGTAATAGCGCACGCAGGAGAATGGTGTCGATTCCTTGTTTGTTTATCAATAGCAAGATGTTGGCTAATGTTTTGCCTACGCGGGCACCGCTGTACTGTGTGTTTAGCAGTTGGCTAATGAATCGGGAGACGTCGCTAGCGGTGGCGGTGCGTAATAGGAGCGGAATCTGACGAGTAAGGATAGGCAACCATTGCTGTTGGTTGTCTGTATTGACCAGCCATTGTAATGCGCTTGTGGCCGGATGCAGACGATAAATGCGGCTGGCGATGGCTTTGTCTTGCAAAAAATTGTTTTCGATAAAGCGTGCGAGCTCATCGGCGATTTTATTTTGCTTTTGCGGCAGAATGGCGGTGTGAGGAATGGGCAAACCGAGTGGATGGCGGAATAGGGCTGTAACCGCAAACCAGTCAGCCAGTGCACCTACCATGGCTGCTTCGGCAAATGCTTTCAGGTAAGCGAGTGCCGGATAGTGCTGCTGCCACAGACAACTGAACACAAATAAGACGCAGGCAGCACACAGTAGGCTGGTAGCCAGAAGGCGCATGCGGCCTAATCGACGGCGTTGCTGCAAATTGTGTGCGGTTTGGGACATGGGTTTGGGCTGATGTGTTCTGTGGTAGATGTAGTGATTTTAGTGGTTGCTGTCCGGTTATCCATTCTGATTTCCGGAATTTTACCCGATTAAGTAAAAATATGGATTTTGGGAGCAGATGTGTGTGACAGGCTGTTGTTTTTTGCCGGCAGGATTTGGATTGTGGGAAAGCCGCCTATCTTCTGTAAATGAGTTTGCGGCAAAACTGTGGTTTTGCCGCACGGTAGAATGATGCGAATGGAAATTTAGGCGCTAGGCTGCGGGCGTTGCCGTTTATGCTGCCACCATTTGAAAGCATAGCCGGCAATAACCGGAATCAGGGCGTAGATAATGAGTGCTGTCCAGCTGCCGTACCAATGTACCAATTTGGTTGTGCTGCCATCACTATTGAGCATGATTTCGCTTGAGCCGTGGTGAATGGCACGCCACCAGCACATGACCAGTAAACCCAAGAATAATGGCCATATGTTGCGCGTGCGTGCGCGTTGCCATAGCAGAAAAAACACCAGTGCCCACACCAGTGTCAAGGTGGTGACGAGTAAACCCGTATCTGTTGGCAGTTGCAGATAGCGGCAGATGATGAAGGTGATCACTACCCAGATGCCGGCGAGAATGGCCATGATGAATTCTTCGGGTTTATTTAGCATGCTGTTGCTTCCTTAGCGAATTTACGGCAGTTACGTTCAATATACCGCAGCTATTTTGCTTTGTCATGTGCTGGCAGCCATGGCTTCAGGGTACTGGTATCGATATCCCACTGCCAGATGCCATGCTGATTGAGCGGATTAAGGCCGCGCAGAAACAGATATCGTACGCTGATGGTGGTCGGCAGCTGGCCGTGGCTGTGCAGAAATCGGGCGCAGGCGATGCTGTAGATGAGTGCCTGTAAATAGTAATGATGTCTGGCGATAGCGGTGTCCATGTTTGCCTGGGTATAGTCGTCAAGGCGGTTGCCCAGATGGTTAGATTTGTAATCAATTACATATACTTGCCCGTTAATGTCTTCGCCCATTAGGTCGATGGCGCCGTTGATATAGCCGCTGACGGTGGCAAAGTCTAGCTCTTGAGCTGCCTGAACACAGCATTCAGGCAGGCCGGGTGCTTGGGCAAACCACTGTTGTAAATCTGCGATATTAAAGTCGTCGACGTGTAGCATGAAATTCATTTCGGCAACGCGCTGTGTGATGGGCAGGCTTGCTATGGTGGTCTGTGCGGACAAGGGGCAGTGGCGTACGGCATCGCTGAGTTCCTGCATGGTAGCGGCATGGGTATTATCGAAACCGTAGCGGGCGAGACAGGCAAGTATTTGTTCTTGTTCGTCACTGTTGGCTGGCTGGCTAAATTCAGTCTGTTCTAGTATGGCATGCAGGCACAAGCCGGCATTGATGCCACGTTCAAATGCCAATAGGGCGGTTTCGGCTTCAGCGGTGGGGGTTGCAGGCTGTGACAATATTTCCGCCTGATCGAGTGCTGGTGCCAGTTTTTCTTCTTCGAGGCTGTGTTCGTGGTGACGGTATTCGTGGCGGCTTAAGCTGGTGAAGCTGGTATAGCGTACAGTCTGAAATTCTCGTGGTGGCAGGGTCAGGGCGCGATAGGGTTGCTCTGGCGCTGCTGCTTCATCCGCAACGGTAGGCGCAACACTGCCTTCGCACCAGTGAAACATGGATGTGCTGCAGCCGGCTAATCGTTTTTGCCATGCTGCATGCAGGGTGCTGGAGAGATTTTTTTTATGGGTTTGTTGCCAAAACTGTAGTGATTGTTCAAGTGTGCCGTCGGGCTGCCCGTCCAGTAACCATGCCATAGGGTTGCAGGCGGTGTTGTTGCAGGCGGCTGTATAGAGAATGAGTTGTTCACGGGCACGGGTGAAAGCTACGTAATACAGGCGCAAACGTTCGGCCATGCTTTCGCGTACCAATTCTGTGCGGTCAGTGTCGCTAAGAAGGCTGCTGGCAATC
This portion of the Snodgrassella alvi genome encodes:
- a CDS encoding Spy/CpxP family protein refolding chaperone — encoded protein: MKSFTRVVTLAALSSLSIAAFAAPATDVPTAVMTETVVVQEHAPVKGWVNTHSILPQLNLSTQQKALVQKIDHQYASQRPLMSNENRQTLSNLQQLRRNLVTGKRFDDAKAKNMIAQEQQIWAQQQQARADYDFLQLKREHDIYQILTPKQQQQYWHLRQQQKLLR
- a CDS encoding TonB-dependent receptor domain-containing protein, which codes for MYIPSRFLVFLALSCILVKAQAQPQPVNSDPHTAELSPIVVVASKQNAPGIEIIDPKTALQPLPAQDGADLLKSVAGMSVTRKGGSSGDPLLRGLGGSRLLITADDQFVLGGCPGRMDPPTSYLFPASYDRVIITKGPQAVNQGPGMITGSVRFMRDEKPLTQPTAKLDSALTKGSFGRSDAYIDSTLGNQYGWLRLNASHNESKDYKDGNGDTVHSAFKRNNQIVQGALTPFTDTLLAVQYEHSTGHARYADRSMDGTQFNRRGWSMKLRQQNITDWLSQIQFEYGRSKIDHVMDNFSLRTTPPMKMNGGMGMGMKTGTGMNGMDSTHQAAMPVRRMYSVMNPGREIKSAKLSAQIELGNTHSEIGADWQSDEVSSRPMMMSTDKHQAENFTRWPFEWNQTYKRHGVYVQSEWNFDENNSLYGGLRHDWTNTQFNPKKNTIAPNYLHQHEGLNAGFMRLQHRGDRFTSYIGYGQAERAPDYWERSKTNGAKLHKETNHEIDAGLSYQGSSITSSIDIFASRINDFILIESINSKNYARQINARRYGFEAKTNWQFAPHWNLGGSLAYTYASNRSDKRPLAQTPPLEWRTYLNWENEHFSAGALWRLAASQHRYAKNQGNIVGMDLGRSNGFGTLALNAGWKPNKHALLQIGIDNLFNKTYAEAVNKSAYDFDTYSVQERRVNEPGRTLWARAQIRF
- a CDS encoding DUF445 domain-containing protein: MSQTAHNLQQRRRLGRMRLLATSLLCAACVLFVFSCLWQQHYPALAYLKAFAEAAMVGALADWFAVTALFRHPLGLPIPHTAILPQKQNKIADELARFIENNFLQDKAIASRIYRLHPATSALQWLVNTDNQQQWLPILTRQIPLLLRTATASDVSRFISQLLNTQYSGARVGKTLANILLLINKQGIDTILLRALLQQVRRWLQNEQTRAQLEKSLLSWVGRIEKSDPSTWDKLKASLKTTLTAQIDDWVAGKALNWADSYIDAVLDNPQHAFWRASRKQLLIIERQLRRNRSWHRKLATSRQQLLQSSALQQSIMDLWDSFVGWSEQDITQHNSWWQQQLIHLCSHMQQQASQYPQFMRRLDTRITLCARHFIQQYKNRVSQFIADKVKSWDSRQMVDKLELSVGRDLQFIRINGTLVGGCIGLIIYVLSQWLSH